The window GCAGATGGTCACCATGTTGCGGCGAAAGCCGGGGACCGCCGCCGAGGAGGTGGCGGCGGCGGTCACCGGTTGTCCTCCTTCGCGGATGCGGAGGAGAAACCGAACAGGCCGGCGAGCGACCGGCGATGCCCGGTGTCGATCCAGACGTAGGTGCTCATGCCGGCTTTCAGCTTGCGCACGGCGGCGTCGTGGGTGTCGAAGTAGATTCGCACCGGCACGCGCTGCACCACCTTGACGAAATTGCCGGTGGCGTTCTGCGGCGGCAGGATCGCGAACTGCGCGCCGGTGCCGGGGCTGAGCGAGCCCACCGTGCCCTTGAACTCATGATCGGGAAACGCATCGACGCTCAGCGTCACCGGCTGCCCGAGCCCGACATAAGTGAAATCGGATTCCTTCAGGTTGGCGTCGACCCAGGGCTTGGCGTCATCGATGATGGTGAACACCGGGGTGCCAGCGGCGATGAAGCGTCCCAGCTGGATGCTGTCGACCTGGGTCGCGGTGCCGTCGATCGGAGCCTTCAGCACGGTGTGGTCGAGGTTGCGCTGTGCCTCGCCGAGCGCCGCATCGGCCTGGCGATAGGGCGGAAACTGCTCCAGCGGCAGGTCCGGATTGTTCAGGAGCTGATTCTTGGTGCTGGCCAGTTGCTGCTGCAGCAGTTCGAGTTGCGCCCGCGCCACCACGAGGTTGGTGATCGAAGTGTCGAGATCGAGCTGCGAGCCGAAATTCTGTTTGGCCAGGGTGGTCTTGCGCTCGACGTCGCGCTGCTTGAGGTCGACGCCTTGCTTGGCGAGATCGAGCATCTGCGTGTAGGACGCATAATTCGACTTCAGGGTGTTGAAGTTGGTTTTCGCGGTCTCGCGATTGGCCTGCGCCTGTTGCAGCGCAAGCTGGAACGGCACCGGATCGATTTCGAACAGCTCGTCGCCGGCTTTGACCTTCTGCCCTTCCTTGATCAGCACCTTGTCGATCTTGCCGGAGATGTCCGGCGTGATCAGCACTTTTTGGGCGCCGACATAGGCGTCATCGGTGGTCGCGTAACGTCCACCCGACAGATAAAAAGCCAGGCCGCCGATCACGGCGATCAGCGGCAGCACCACGAGAAGCAGCGTGCGGCGGTTGTCGCGCAGGCGCTGACCCAGGCTCTTGCGGGTGCCGCCGTCCGATGCCGGCTTCTCCGGCTGAGTCTGGTCGGGCGGGAATTTCAGAACGGGATCAGCCATAACGTTGTGCCTTTGTCTTGGTATCGCTGGCGCTTTGCACCGCGTCGCGTACGTTGTCCTTGATGTGTTCGAGCCGGGCGACGAGGCCATCGGCGTCTGCCGCCGTCATGCCGCCAAGCGCGGTCTCGGTGATTTCGGCGCGCAGTTCTGCGAGCTTGTCGAGTAGCGGCCGGGCCGCGGGCCGCAGATAAAGCCGGTTGACGCGGCGGTCGCTGGCGTCGGCGCGGCGTTCGATCAGGTCATTGTCGCAGAGCCGGTCGATCAGTCGCGTCAGGGTGATCGGCTGCACTTCCATCAGGTCCGCGAGCTCGGATTGCTTCAGGCCTTCGGTGCGTTCGAGTTTCGCCAGCACCGCCCACTGGGCGCGGGTGATGCCGAACCGCGTCGCCAGCTTGTCGGCATAAAGCCGCACCATGCGTTGGGTCTCGAACAGGACGAACAGAAAATCGGTATTGCTCCTCGGCATGGCCGGCAGCTCCCTCATAAGCTTTCGATATAATAAGCTTGCTTATGAGTTATGGGAGCGGCTACGTCAGGAGGCAGCCCTGCAGCATGCGCATGGCTTCCAGAAAGCGTAATTAAAACAATTAATTAAGCGGGATCAGGCCCACTCGACCCCGGATTCGGCGGCCAGGTCGAGGGTGCTTCGCTCGCCGATGTCGTCGAAATGCTGCTCGAGGAAGCGCCGCGCGGCACGCTGCCCGGCCTTGTGCAGCAGCTCCAGGAAATCGAAGTCGGTCTGCATCTTGGTGGAGCCGGCGAGGCGGTTGCCGAGCCTGCCGAGGTCGATGCGGTGGATATTCAGCTTGCGGTACTGGTCCTTGCCTGTGCCGCGCGGCAGATGGCCGTCATCGATCAACTGGTTGATGAAATCCATGCTGCGCAATTCGGAGATCAGCGCCGAGTTGAAGGTGATTTCGTTCAGGCGGTTGAGAATCTCCGACGTGGTGCGCGGGGTGGTCGGCCGGGTCACCGGATTGATCTGCACCACAAGCACGTCTTCCGCCTCGGTGGCCTGCAGGAAGGGGAAGATCGCGGGATTGCCCATGTAGCCGCCGTCCCAGAACGGAATGCCGTCGATCTCCACCGCGCGGAACACCAGCGGCAAGGCGGCCGAGGCCATCACCACGTCGGCGGTGATCTTTTCACGCGGGAAGATGCGCAGGCGGCCGGTGTGGACGTTGGTGGCCGAGATGAATAGTTCGAGGTCGCCGTTGCGCACCGCTTCGAAATCCACCGAGCGTGCGATCAGGTCGCCGAGCGGATTGATGTTGAGCGGATTGAGATCGTAGGGCGAAAAATAATGCGCCATCGCCTCGAACCAGCTTTGCATCGGCGTCGCCGTAAACGGCATCATCGACAGCATGCGGTCGGTGACGGCGCGCTGCACTGGCGGCAGGCCGCCACCCGTGCTCGCTGCGCGCCAGAAATCGGCGAGGCGTTTGCGCGCTTCGTCGTGATCGCCGCGGGCAAGGCCGTCGGCCAGCATCACCGCATTGACGGCGCCGGCGGACGCGCCGGAGACGCCGGTGATCTCGAGCCGGCCATCGGCTAGCAAATGATCCACCACACCCCATGTAAAGGCACCATGGGCGCCGCCGCCCTGGAGCGCGAGATTGATTTTCTTGGCGGCCGGCCGCGATGGACCCGCGCTGGCGCGTTTGGTCCAGTTGGTCAGGCCGTCGAGATAGGACTTCAGATTGCTCGCCAAGGTGCGGCTTCTTTCTCAGGGGCAGAGGCGAAGTTTGTCACGCTCCGCCGCCATCATGGGGGTATGCTCGTCTGGTACGCGCGACTTCGGATGCGCGGAGACCTAGTGTGTGGGCTTGATTTGGGAGTTTTTTATTGCGCTGCAATGAAAAATATTGCATTGCAAAAATTTCATGCAGGAACCTGCTGCTGAAATCACAGGCAGAATCGAGATAAACCGGTTAGATGGTCTCCTGATGACGCAGCCGAAAATGACCCAGTCGAAAATGACTCAGCCAAGTCAGGTCTCAAGTCAGATCTTCCCGACGCCGGATCACGACCACGGCCGCTGCACGGCGGATGCGATCAAGCACGCCGAAAAAGTCTGCGCCGGGCGCGGACAGAAGTTCACCACCATCCGCCGCCAGGTGCTGCAGGCGCTGCTTGCGAGTCACCGCCCGCTCGGCGCCTATGAAGTCATCGACCATCTTGCCCGGGATATCGCGCGTCCGGCGCCGATTACGGTTTACCGCGCACTCGACTTCCTGATGGAGAACGGCCTCGTCCATCGGATTGAAAGCCGCAATGCTTTTCTCGCCTGCGCGCACAATCACGATGAGCTGTCGCACGGACAACAATCGCTGGTCGCTTTCCTGATCTGCGATCGCTGCGGTTCGGTCGGCGAAATTCCCGCGGCGCCTGTCGCCAACAGCATCAACGAAGCCGCGCGCAATACCGGTTTCGCCCCAAAACTGTCCGTCGTCGAAATCACCGGCACCTGCGCGCATTGCCAGGCAATAACAACATAAAAAACGGCACTCCAACTTCATGTCATCCGCAACGTCCTCCGCAGCGGGCCGCCCGCTGAGCATCAGTGCCATCACCGTGATGCTGCTGCTGTGTTTCAGTTGGGGCTTCAACCAGATCGCCATCAAGCTGGCCCTGCCGGATATCCCGCCGCTGATGATGGCGACCATCCGCTCGAGCGGTGCGCTTCTGGTGGTGCTGCTGGTGGCGCGGTTGCGCGGCGTGGAGATCTTTACGCGTGACGGCACGTTGAAGGCAGGTCTGTTCGCCGGCTTGCTGTTTGGCCTCGAGTTCGTGGTGATTTATCGCGGGCTGGTATGGACCAGCGCCACGCGCGCCGTGGTGTTTCTGTATGTGGCGCCGTTCGTGGTTGCGTTCGGATCGTTCCGCCTGCTCGGTGAGAGGCTGGGCCCGGCGCAATGGGGCGGGCTCGCTTTGTCGTTCGCTGGCGTCGTGCTGGCCATCGGCATCCCGCAGGCCGGGGTCGATGGCACGGTGCTGCTGGGCGACCTGCTGATCGTCATCGGAGGGATCCTGTGGGCGGCCACCACCATTGTGGTCAAACTGACCCCGCTTTTGCGGGGGCCTGCCGAGAAAACCCTGGCCTACCAATTGGCCACGTCAATCCCCATACTGGGGATCTCGTCGCTGGTGTTCGGGGAACGGCTCACTGCGGTTCCCGGCCATGTCGCCCTTATCTCATTGGCCTATCAGACTTTTTGGGTTGTGGGCCTGACCTTTTTGTTCTGGTTTATGCTCGTGCGAACCTATTCCGCCAGCAAATTGTCGGCTTTTACCTTCATAACGCCCCTGTTCGGGGTGGCGGCCGGCTATTTTGTCATGCATGACCCCATTACGCCTGCGTTTGCAGGCGCCGCCGTTCTCGTCATCGCCGGGCTAGTGCTCGTTAACCGACCTAGCCGGGCGGAGATTGATCCGTTGCTGCCTGTCACAAAAACCTGATATTTGAGGCCCATGAGCAAGCTCGAAAGTCCATCCCAGATCGATATTGCCGGTCCCGCGGCGCGTCACACAACCACCGCAGTCAAGGTCGGCGGGGTCACCGTCGGCGGTGGCGCACCGATTGTCGTGCAATCGATGACCAACACCGACACCGCGGACATCAAAGGCACCGTCGCCCAGGTCGCAGCCCTTGCGCGCGCCGGCTCGGAAATGGTCCGCATCACGGTCGACCGCGATGAGGCGGCCGCCGCAGTTCCTCACATTCGCGATGCGCTGAATAAGCGTGGCATCAAGGTGCCGCTGATCGGCGACTTCCATTACATCGGCCACCAGCTCTTGGCGGATCATCCGGCCTGCGCCGAGGCGCTCGACAAGTACCGCATCAATCCGGGCAATGTCGGTTTCAAGGCCAAGCGTGACACCCAGTTCAGCACCATCGTCGAGACCGCCATCAAGTACGGCAAGGCCGTGCGCATCGGCGCCAACTGGGGCTCGCTCGACCAGGAGCTGCTGACCAAGCTGATGGAAGAGAACGCGACGTCGGCCAATCCGCGCGAAGCACGTGCCGTCACCCGTGAGGCCATGGTGCAGTCGGCGCTGCTGTCGGCCGCGCGTGCGGAAGAACTCGGCCTCGCCAAGAACCGCATCATCCTGTCGGCCAAGGTCTCCGCGGTGCAGGACCTGATCGCGGTGTACCGCGATCTCGCTGCGCGCTCCGATTACGCCATCCATCTCGGCCTCACCGAAGCCGGCATGGGCTCGAAGGGCATCGTTGCGTCGGCCGCCGCACTCAGCGTGCTGCTGCAGTCCGGCATCGGCGACACCATCCGTGTTTCGCTGACGCCGGAGCCGAACGGCGATCGCACCCTCGAAGTGCAGGTCGGCCAGGAAATCCTGCAGACCATGGGTTTCCGCACCTTCGTGCCGCTGGTCGCGGCATGCCCGGGTTGCGGCCGCACCACCTCCACCGTGTTCCAGGAACTGGCGCGCGACATCCAGGACTTCATCCGTGTCGAGATGCCGACCTGGAAGACCCGTTATCCCGGTGTCGAGAATCTCAACGTCGCCGTCATGGGCTGCATCGTCAACGGTCCCGGCGAATCCAAGCACGCCGACATCGGCATCTCGCTGCCGGGCACCGGCGAAACCCCGGCCGCGCCGGTGTTCGTCGACGGCAAGAAGTTCACCACCCTGCGTGGGGCGAACATCGCCGCCGACTTCAAGACCATGGTGATCGACTACATCGAGCGCCGTTACGGCGTGCCCGGCCAGACCGCGGCGGAGTAACCACTCTGTTATCGCAGTTTGACCACAACGCCGGCTGATCAGCCGGCGTTGTTGTTTTATGCGTGACGCTTCACGCCGTGGCGTCGAGCAGATCGGTGCGCCCAGCCGCCGTACCAACAACGGCACCGGCGGTGGATCTCATCGTCCTTGTGATGAGGGGCTCTTCGCCGCCGCAATGGATTAAGTTGCAACATGAAACCATCCGTGCTACGGATGGAGAGGTATCAAGTTAAAACCAAGACCTTCGGCTTTCTCCCGCCGATCGTGCCTGCGGTCGCTTGCGGCGGGCTGAGGCCGTGCGCCCTCCGCTTCGACAAGGACGAGCTTTCCATGATCCCGCACGACGAGACCTTCAACGGCAGCTTTCCCTTCGCGCCACACTTCAGCGAGGCCCCCGGCTTCCGGATGCATTATGTCGATGAAGGATCGCGCGAGCGTGACGTGGTGCTCTGCCTTCATGGTGAGCCGACCTGGGGTTATCTGTTTCGCCATCTGATCCCGGTGCTGAGCAGTTCTTATCGCGTGGTTGTCCCCGATCACATGGGCTTCGGCAAAAGCGCCACGCCGCAGCACCGCAGCTACTGGGTGCAGGATCACATCGACAATCTGGAGCGCCTGGTCCTCGCCCTCGATCTGCGCCGCATCACCCTCGTTTTGCATGACTTTGGCGGTCCTGTCGGGATGGGCCTTGCGGCTCGTCATCCGGATCGCATCGATCGGGTGATCTCGGCCAATGGGCCGACACCGTTCGGCCAGGCTGACTTGGTTGATCGATTGATCGCAAATGCCGCTGTGTCACCCTGGTTCCAGTGGATCATCAAGGCCGAGACGGAGGGCAGCCTTGAAGCCGTGCTGGGTCAGCTCGGCTTCAACATCCTGAGCACGCTGAAGCTCAACGGGTTCGAGAACAATGCGCTGATCACCGACACCTGGATCTCAGCCTATGGATCGCACTTCGCCCGACCAGCCGATTGCCTCGGCGCGATCGGCTGGGCCAAGGGCGTCGCCATCGGCGCCCATCAATTCGAAATGCCCGACGCGGCGGCCCGCCGTGCGATCGGCACGAAGCCCGCGCTCGCCGTTTGGGGCACCGCAGATCGAACGCTGCAGGCCGATCATTTTCTGCCGCTGTTTGCGTCGCTGTTCCCGCCGGCGCCGATCTATCGGCTGGCGGGCGTGGGTCACTACTGCTTCGAAGACGCGCCCGGGCTGGTTGCTGCGCATATCGCGCAGTTCATCCGGCAGACACAACGGGCGGCAGCATAAGTTAGATTGCGCCGCTCTGATCCAGTTCGGCGAGTTATCGCTTTCTAGAGCATGCTGTTTTTAGACAGAAACATATCCAGAGTTTGTAAGATAGTTTTTGCACTCCGCGGGTGAGAAGAGCTCAAGGAGCTCTCCGACCTTACGCCATGTCGCTTCGACGGTGCGCGGCTGCGCCTGGCGCATCAGATGTTTGAGCTTGGCAAAGACTTGTTCGATCGGATTGAGGTCCGGGCTGTAGGGCGGCAGGAAGATGAGATGCGCGCCTTTGGCCCGGATTGCCTCGCGCGCCGCCTTACCCTTGTGGCTGCCGAGATTGTCGAGGATAACAACCTCGCCTGCCGCCAAGGTTGGAGCCAGCACGTTCTCGACATAGAGCGTGAAGAGTTCACCATTGATAGGTCCATCGATGACCCAAGGCGCAGTGATCCGATCATGGCGCAGAGCCGCGATGAAGGTCAGGGTCTTCCAATGGCCATAAGGTGCCGTTGCTTCAAGACGTTGCCCTCTGGGTCCCCAGCCACGCAGCGGCGCCATGTTGGTTTTGACCCAAGTCTCATCGATAAAGAGCAGGCGCGACGCATCGATTCTGCCCTGGTAGGCCTTCCAGCGTTTGCGTCGGCGGGCGATATCAGGACGATCCTGCTCAGCCGGCAGGATCGTTTTTTTTGAAGCTCAGACCTTCCGCGTGAACAAAAACCCATACGGCGCGCGAGTCTGTCTTGATCCCGCGCTCGGCC is drawn from Bradyrhizobium prioriisuperbiae and contains these coding sequences:
- a CDS encoding DMT family transporter, with translation MSSATSSAAGRPLSISAITVMLLLCFSWGFNQIAIKLALPDIPPLMMATIRSSGALLVVLLVARLRGVEIFTRDGTLKAGLFAGLLFGLEFVVIYRGLVWTSATRAVVFLYVAPFVVAFGSFRLLGERLGPAQWGGLALSFAGVVLAIGIPQAGVDGTVLLGDLLIVIGGILWAATTIVVKLTPLLRGPAEKTLAYQLATSIPILGISSLVFGERLTAVPGHVALISLAYQTFWVVGLTFLFWFMLVRTYSASKLSAFTFITPLFGVAAGYFVMHDPITPAFAGAAVLVIAGLVLVNRPSRAEIDPLLPVTKT
- a CDS encoding alpha/beta fold hydrolase; its protein translation is MIPHDETFNGSFPFAPHFSEAPGFRMHYVDEGSRERDVVLCLHGEPTWGYLFRHLIPVLSSSYRVVVPDHMGFGKSATPQHRSYWVQDHIDNLERLVLALDLRRITLVLHDFGGPVGMGLAARHPDRIDRVISANGPTPFGQADLVDRLIANAAVSPWFQWIIKAETEGSLEAVLGQLGFNILSTLKLNGFENNALITDTWISAYGSHFARPADCLGAIGWAKGVAIGAHQFEMPDAAARRAIGTKPALAVWGTADRTLQADHFLPLFASLFPPAPIYRLAGVGHYCFEDAPGLVAAHIAQFIRQTQRAAA
- a CDS encoding IS630 family transposase (programmed frameshift); the protein is MARADAGETVRSIAAALQISPSCVTKWKNLRRETGSLAPGKMNGHKKRVLSGATADWLRQRLRSGPFSLRKLTAELAERGIKTDSRAVWVFVHAEGLSFKKTILPAEQDRPDIARRRKRWKAYQGRIDASRLLFIDETWVKTNMAPLRGWGPRGQRLEATAPYGHWKTLTFIAALRHDRITAPWVIDGPINGELFTLYVENVLAPTLAAGEVVILDNLGSHKGKAAREAIRAKGAHLIFLPPYSPDLNPIEQVFAKLKHLMRQAQPRTVEATWRKVGELLELFSPAECKNYLTNSGYVSV
- a CDS encoding HlyD family secretion protein — its product is MADPVLKFPPDQTQPEKPASDGGTRKSLGQRLRDNRRTLLLVVLPLIAVIGGLAFYLSGGRYATTDDAYVGAQKVLITPDISGKIDKVLIKEGQKVKAGDELFEIDPVPFQLALQQAQANRETAKTNFNTLKSNYASYTQMLDLAKQGVDLKQRDVERKTTLAKQNFGSQLDLDTSITNLVVARAQLELLQQQLASTKNQLLNNPDLPLEQFPPYRQADAALGEAQRNLDHTVLKAPIDGTATQVDSIQLGRFIAAGTPVFTIIDDAKPWVDANLKESDFTYVGLGQPVTLSVDAFPDHEFKGTVGSLSPGTGAQFAILPPQNATGNFVKVVQRVPVRIYFDTHDAAVRKLKAGMSTYVWIDTGHRRSLAGLFGFSSASAKEDNR
- the ispG gene encoding flavodoxin-dependent (E)-4-hydroxy-3-methylbut-2-enyl-diphosphate synthase, giving the protein MSKLESPSQIDIAGPAARHTTTAVKVGGVTVGGGAPIVVQSMTNTDTADIKGTVAQVAALARAGSEMVRITVDRDEAAAAVPHIRDALNKRGIKVPLIGDFHYIGHQLLADHPACAEALDKYRINPGNVGFKAKRDTQFSTIVETAIKYGKAVRIGANWGSLDQELLTKLMEENATSANPREARAVTREAMVQSALLSAARAEELGLAKNRIILSAKVSAVQDLIAVYRDLAARSDYAIHLGLTEAGMGSKGIVASAAALSVLLQSGIGDTIRVSLTPEPNGDRTLEVQVGQEILQTMGFRTFVPLVAACPGCGRTTSTVFQELARDIQDFIRVEMPTWKTRYPGVENLNVAVMGCIVNGPGESKHADIGISLPGTGETPAAPVFVDGKKFTTLRGANIAADFKTMVIDYIERRYGVPGQTAAE
- a CDS encoding Fur family transcriptional regulator is translated as MTQSKMTQPSQVSSQIFPTPDHDHGRCTADAIKHAEKVCAGRGQKFTTIRRQVLQALLASHRPLGAYEVIDHLARDIARPAPITVYRALDFLMENGLVHRIESRNAFLACAHNHDELSHGQQSLVAFLICDRCGSVGEIPAAPVANSINEAARNTGFAPKLSVVEITGTCAHCQAITT
- a CDS encoding patatin-like phospholipase family protein, producing MASNLKSYLDGLTNWTKRASAGPSRPAAKKINLALQGGGAHGAFTWGVVDHLLADGRLEITGVSGASAGAVNAVMLADGLARGDHDEARKRLADFWRAASTGGGLPPVQRAVTDRMLSMMPFTATPMQSWFEAMAHYFSPYDLNPLNINPLGDLIARSVDFEAVRNGDLELFISATNVHTGRLRIFPREKITADVVMASAALPLVFRAVEIDGIPFWDGGYMGNPAIFPFLQATEAEDVLVVQINPVTRPTTPRTTSEILNRLNEITFNSALISELRSMDFINQLIDDGHLPRGTGKDQYRKLNIHRIDLGRLGNRLAGSTKMQTDFDFLELLHKAGQRAARRFLEQHFDDIGERSTLDLAAESGVEWA
- a CDS encoding MarR family transcriptional regulator; this translates as MPRSNTDFLFVLFETQRMVRLYADKLATRFGITRAQWAVLAKLERTEGLKQSELADLMEVQPITLTRLIDRLCDNDLIERRADASDRRVNRLYLRPAARPLLDKLAELRAEITETALGGMTAADADGLVARLEHIKDNVRDAVQSASDTKTKAQRYG